AGTTTGGATGGTTTTTCTGCAAAAAAACGTTTGAGCTAGGGAGTAGAATTCTTGGTTGGTTTGGATAAATATATGGGCCGAGGCGCGCACGCCTGGAAGAAGAGGACTGATTACACACCACATTTGTATCACACGAACGAGCCAGGCCGGGACACGACGATGAGGTTCGGCgatggcgacgcggcggcggtgAACACCGCCGGACAGGTCGCGCGGATGGTGTGGGAGGAATCGAAGAAGCTGTGGTTCATCGCCACGCCCATCGCCATCAGCATCCTCAGCTTGTATGCTGTGGGATCCGTCACCACCATCTTCGTCGGGCACCTCGGCAACCTgcccctcgccgccgcctccaTCGGTATCGCCGTCTTCGCGACCTTCGCGTTCGGATTCATGGTACGTGGGCTCTTCTGATCCCACCATATCGATCATACGTGTGCTTCATCCATGACCGAGTAAGTATATTATAACATGCTTGGCGCGCGTTGGGTGCAGCTGGGCATGGGGAGCGCGCTGGAGACGCTGTGCGGGCAGGCGTTCGGCGCCGGCCAGGTGGCCATGCTCGGCGTGTACCTGCAGCGCTCCTGGATCGTCCTGGCGGTCGCCGGGATCCTCATGGTTCCCCTTTACGTCTTCGCCGAGCCGCTTCTCCTCGCCATTGGCCAGGACCCGCACGTGGCGCGCGAGGCAGGACGCTTCGCGCTCTACATCCTCCCCGGCTGCTTGTCCTACGCCGTCAACTTCCCCACTGCCAAGTTCCTCCAGGCGCAGAGCAAGGTCATGGTGCTCGCCTGGATCGGCGTCGCCGGACTCTTTTTCCACATCGGGCTCAGCTACTTCCTAGTCACCGTCCTCGAATGGGGATTGCCGGGCGCCGCCGCCGCATACGACCTGTCGCTCTGGGCCGTCGCGCTGGCCCAGGCGGCCTACATCATCGGCTGGTGCAAGGACGGCTGGAGGGGATGGTCCATGGCGGCATTCCACGACATGTGGGCGTTCGTCAAGCTCTCGCTCGAGTCCGCAGTCATGCTCTGCCTCGAGGTTTGGTACCTCAGCATGATCACCGTCCTCACTGGCCATCTCCAGGACGCGCAGATGGCCGTCGACTCGCTAGGCATCTGGTCGGTGTACTTGGCAGAGTTTATACCAACAGTCCAAACTAGTACTTCAGAAATTAATGCTTTAATTTTTGCACTTATTCAGCATGAACGTAGACGGATGGGAGGTtactatcttcatgggcctcaatGCTGCTATCAGTGTTCGTGTCTCCAATGAGCTGGGTTCTGGCCGACCAAGGGCAGCTCTACAcgccgtcatcgtcgtcgtcgtcgagtcCCTGCTCATCGGCCTACTATGCATGGTTCTCGTCTTGACCTTAAGAGATAAATTCTCCATCCTCTACACTAGCGATTTGCCGCTCCAGCACGCCGTCTCCAGGATTGCAGGACTCCTCGGTGTGACCATGGTGCTCAACAGCGTGCAGCAGGTGATTTCAGGTATGTATGCTTCTTCAATTCGATGATGATTTCATGTCGCCTCAACCTCCTTTCCAAACAGAAACAAAAACTTCAACATCGTCTCTCCTGCTGATTTCTCAGGGGTTGCTATTGGGGGAGGATGGCAAGGCCTTGTGGCATACATCAACCTTGGCTGCTACTACGCCTTCGGATTGCCCTTGGGCTACCTTCTCGGCTACAAGTTCGACTACGGAGTTGGGGTAATTCATTATGTTCATTTCAACAACTAGCTAGAAACTGCAAAAAATAATAAAGAGTTTATGAACAATGTGTGTTATATTCGTTCTGATTCAGGGGATCTGGGCCGGCTTGCTTTGCGGGGTTGCACTTCAGACACTGATTTTACTCTTCGTAGTGTGGAGAACAGATTGGAACAAAGAGGTATATATAATGTTCCATCATGTTCCCATTTTTACCATGCTTTCGATTTCTCTAAACTTGATGAACAAAACTTTACCAGAATTAGAGAATAAATTGCCAGCCGTCAAAAAAGACTGTAGAATGTAGCTCGACTTCATAATAGTTAGACGTTCATTAGGTTCCAGCTAAACAACTCTAGATATATGATAATAGTTAGATGTTCATTAGAACGTTTCCAATcttgatcttttttttttttggataaagGGAGCTTTGCTAAATTAAAATAATAGCAACAAGGCCATACAATATAAAAGAGGTAACACACAGCTTCTAACTCTGCTTATTTAATATGCACACGGCCACATAACAAtagtaaaattttaaaaaaagaaATTTACAAGTATACTCAGAGCGCACGGCAAACTCAGAGGGCACGTCAAAGAACCTGTTACCGTCGACGGCACTGCCATGCAAAGTTGCCGTGCATATAGGGCTCTTTGCGGTGCAAATCGTTGCACGGAAAAGTGTTGTTTTCCCGTTGTGATAAAAGACTCATACACTACAATAAATATCATATGATTAATAACTTATTCCTTTCATTGTATGATCAAGTATATCATGCACCTAATTTATGTAAACTAAATATTGTGATTTCTATAATTACAGGCAGAGCTAGCTTCGAGCCATGTGCAACGGTGGGGTGGTACCGACGGAAACCAGCCTCTCCTGGAAGAGAATAACACCACCTAAGCATATCTTATCTTACAAATGTTCTAGATATCTTGAGTATGAAGATATCATTGTAATTTTTTTAGTTTCAACAGATCATGGAGCACATCTTGAAAATGTTGAATTACTAAACTATGTATCATTAGGATCCTGAATATTTGGCCGCATCTTTGTATGTGGATGCCAAGAAATTTTTTCTATTCTCTGAAAAAAATCATCATTCGCCTGAAGCTGAATTATCGCCTATTGAAATGTGGGGTATGAAAGATTTACGAACTATGCATGATTCTTTACTAATATATCTGTTAAATGTGGCATGTCAAAGATACGCGACTGTATGTCAATTACTAGTGGCTTGGAAAAATGGTCACTACTCACTAGTCTTGTGTGTGTGGCATGCCACAGATACAGCGCCACTGAATATTTCTTACTAGTGGAGTGCCACTAACACCCCACTAGTAATTGACATATTGGTGGCATGTCTTTGGGACACCGCTTTTAACAGAAATATTAGTGGCATTCGACCACAGTGGAATTTCCCAAATAGAATTTTTGGAATTATTATTTCTTATTATTTAATTTAAGAGCAATATCATAACATAATATCAGCCGAAATTCATTATTAAGATATTGACAAGCTTCGATCAACATATATAAAATGTAATGGTATCGACGGTTCTTAATCAAACCCCTATTAATGTATGTTTTAGGCGGGGTCTAAAtaatcacaaatggattgaatggCTGGATTTGTGCCAAAAATTAATCACTGTGATTCTAACACCGGAACAAGATAAATTTATATGGAACCTGACTGAATCAGGACTTTTTACGGTTAAATCTATGTATCTAGACTTGATGAATGGGCATACTAGATTTCTTCGTAAATATTTGTGGAAGATGAAAATCCcgttaaaaatcaaaaaaattatgTGGTTCCTTCATAATAAAGTCTTATTAACAAAGGACAATTTGGCAAAGCGAAATTGGAGTGGCTGTCTAAAATGTTGTTTCTGTGACTCTAGCGAGACCGTTGATCATTTGTTTCTCAATTGTCCGTTTGCAAAGATTATTTGGCGTATGGTGTATTTTGCTTTTAATATACCTGCGCCAACTAGTATTAATAATATGTTTGAtaactggttaaatggagttaGCAAATGTGATAAGGCTCGCATACGTATTGGTATTGCAGCTTTATGTTGGTCCATTTGGACAAGTCGAAATGGCATGGTCTTTAACAAACAAAAATCTACTAATTTCTTCCAGGTAATTCGGCGAGTTGCGTACTGGATTCACTTATGGGCGTTCCTTCTCCCGGAGGAGCAGCGGGAGCACATGGCTTCTGGACTGCTTTTTCCGAGCTACTGGATGGCGACACATTAGCAGATTATCAAATGGATAGTTTCTTTAGGTGTCTCATTTTCTTATGGTTGATCCATGTATCGACGTTGGCCGATCCATGATTGTAATCGATTAAACTACCGCGTACTTTGAACTAAGCtgtgtgcatcaattgatgcataggCTCGGGCTATGCTCCTATTTCAAAAAAATATATAACTAGCTAATTGTTCGCAACCGATATCACTCGTCGACTGTAAAATTAGGTTCAACATAAAGAAAGAAATATAGCACGCAAATAAGAAAAGAAACAAGTAGCACACCACCCAGTTATAACTTATAAGATGATGGTAATAAAAACATCATGCTGAAGTTCCTTGACATGCATGAGGATTGCATGAGGAAGCGCCAGGGTAAGGACGTGGGcacgccatttgtcgcgggtgcaatcACGCCCGCGATAAAAGGCTTCCACGAAAgccatgttttctactagtgagcaCTTTTAcggcctaagggcatctccaaccgagcgacccaaacggacgagcTGGGCCGTccattttgggccgtttgggtggccgagcggacacccggacagcggcccgcgtccgcgtgtccggttGGGTCACACGATGCGCCCAACACGGCGACCCAAAAAGACGCCACATGGTTCATCTTCcttgcgcggcgctgcgccatggtAGGCCTCGACGGGACAACAATGGCGGGCGGTAGAACGCGCAGAAAAGTTCCCGCGCGCGCCCGCTCCGGCGTCCTCTCCCCCTCCACCTTCTCTGGCACCCTCTCCGTTGCCATGTCGCGCACTCTGCGGACCACttgggccaagctctccctcgccgcccggtCCAGGTTAACacagatggaggaggaggagcgcgcggacgCGCGGTAGGTCGCCGGCGacaaggcgctccacatcgctgccgaggcggcggcgaagaaggaagAGGACGCGGCGATAGTGGAGGCGGCTGCAGACGGCTGGTACGAGACCGCGGACGTGTGGTACGAGGACGCGGAGGAGGGggccgccgcggaggaggagtCCGTCGACGCGGAGGACCTCGCGCTGGcgaacatcaacgccgccatcgaggagcgttTCGCTGACCTCACGCGCGTGACGGCCCCCTCGCCTCGCTCTTGTGACATGCTATGTTTCCCTTCTTCCATTCTCAAGTCAAGGGTGAGTCCCATGCGTCAGTTTGTGGATCGCGGTCTCACGCACTAATCCCTACAGGTGAATCTGTGCACGAACCCATGCAAACATGCTTAAAAGCTGTTGATAGCCTGGTTCCTATAGGCCGTGGTCAACGAGAACTTATAATCGGGGACAGACAAACTGGAAAAACTGCAATAGCTATCGATACTATATTAAACCAAAAGCAAATGAACTCAAGGGGCACAAATGAGAGTGATACATTGTATTGTGTCTATGTTGCGATTGGACAAAAAAGGAGCACGAGGCCACCTgccgggccggccgccgccgactaggcgacctcctcggccagaagaactagctcctcgctatgcgagcagcccaCCACCTCATCCAGCtgccctcgcccgagcggcgcgcccgggaggCTGCTGCGTCGGCGGAGCGCGACCGACAAGAGCGCATGCGCCGACGGAACGAGAACCACGAGGCCCAGGCCGTCGGCCGCGTCCGCCTGGAGGCGCGGACCGCTGTGGAACACCGCCGCACTGCAGGAGCTGGagctatgcgggaagcggatggTGCCGCCGCAGGAGGCGGAGTGCGAGCGCGCCGAGGCGCGAGGTCGGAAAGGAGGAAGATGAAGGCCTCTGCCGCGCCACCAAGGTAGTtagctggagtggaatcctcacgcgtacaggccacccgcgtcgagtgaaatccacggccctGACGGCGCGTCGGCGAggagtcgccggcgaggccgccggccccgtacgtattAAGATAGGAGTAGTAGATTAAAAAAATGTAATGGATATCTTTTTAATGAAGAAAAAATATTTCTGCCTATGataggcgggccaggggcggacaaggggtggACGCGAGCGGCCAGCCAGCGGCGTTCGCAGCCACGTAAATTCGTCCCAGATTTGGgtcgggtttgggtcgtcccggacgccacggccatccgttttagggatggatcCCCGCGCTGGGTCGTGTTTTTGTCCGAGTCGACCCATCCTGATGCCCTAACTGCAGGTTGGTGATCTCAGCCGGGGAGAACTTGAGTTGGTACTGGTCTGCCTTTGTGACGGCATGGTGTCCGCATTGCCGCTTGAACAACGGGAAGTTTTTAGCTGAGAGATGCTTAGCCCGGCTCCAATTCTTCTAATAGACCTTGAGAGGTTGGTGTTGTTGATGCTTACTGGTGGGCCTGCTCATGCCCCGCGCAATACTGATCCTGAGGCAAGaacttaagagcatctccagtcgtgttccccaaagggatttggagtGGTCAGACAAAAAAATGTTCCTAGCCGTGTTCCCGAACCCTTTTTTTGTTCGGCGCGATCCGATACGGTGTCCAGCGCCCTGAGGCCGTCTCCGcctcacaggggacgctccgggcacgccggacagaatgaaaagcgaggcgaagcgacgcgggcCCAACACATCAGTGGCTCGGAAGCCTAAaatcccgtcgcctacctttggtcaagcgatgttaatggcgtccctgttttcctaGGCGACGCGGGGACGCCATTAacatcgcttgaccaaaggtaggcgacggggttttaggcttccgagccaCTGATGCGTtgggccttttgattctattattagaacaaattatgatgttgatgcttcttctcttgatggtacttgattttcactttctacgcctagctgaaaggcgttaaagaaaagcgcttatgggagacaacccattgttttatttctgcaatttttgttttatatttgagtcaaggttcttgttactactgtaacaatacatttgtatctttactttatggtattgttgtgccaagtaaagtctttgatagagagttgatactagatttggatttctgcgcggaaacagatttttagctgtcacgaatttgagctgttctctctgtaggagaatctaaaaattatgTAACAATTCagaagtaatcctcagatatgtacgcaactttcattcaatttgagcttcttcatctgagcatgttaagtgtcttgaaaaaattcgt
This region of Lolium perenne isolate Kyuss_39 chromosome 2, Kyuss_2.0, whole genome shotgun sequence genomic DNA includes:
- the LOC127336647 gene encoding protein DETOXIFICATION 34, which codes for MRFGDGDAAAVNTAGQVARMVWEESKKLWFIATPIAISILSLYAVGSVTTIFVGHLGNLPLAAASIGIAVFATFAFGFMLGMGSALETLCGQAFGAGQVAMLGVYLQRSWIVLAVAGILMVPLYVFAEPLLLAIGQDPHVAREAGRFALYILPGCLSYAVNFPTAKFLQAQSKVMVLAWIGVAGLFFHIGLSYFLVTVLEWGLPGAAAAYDLSLWAVALAQAAYIIGWCKDGWRGWSMAAFHDMWAFVKLSLESAVMLCLEVWYLSMITVLTGHLQDAQMAVDSLGICMNVDGWEVTIFMGLNAAISVRVSNELGSGRPRAALHAVIVVVVESLLIGLLCMVLVLTLRDKFSILYTSDLPLQHAVSRIAGLLGVTMVLNSVQQVISGVAIGGGWQGLVAYINLGCYYAFGLPLGYLLGYKFDYGVGGIWAGLLCGVALQTLILLFVVWRTDWNKEAELASSHVQRWGGTDGNQPLLEENNTT